One genomic region from Nitrospirota bacterium encodes:
- a CDS encoding SDR family oxidoreductase, translating to MTQQTANPETYLVVGASGTIGSALVRRLIRPGVVIGLQYCKNRLAVEHLQESLEQGGARGVCLQSPLDSEESCVQLLDRVRSEMGTLHGMALCGGRVPWQAWQETSVLDWQQAVFEHCVVPFVLTRLVIPEMQERGEGRIVYLSSIAAKYGGSPRSLHYAAAKGALETSMRGLSRDVAKSGLCINGVRSGFVHSPQQQSGRSAQEIADRIQKIPMHRPGKPEEVAAAMGFLLSIDASYITGEIVTVAGGD from the coding sequence GTGACTCAGCAAACTGCAAATCCAGAAACGTATCTCGTCGTCGGTGCGTCGGGGACTATCGGCTCTGCTCTTGTTCGTAGACTGATAAGGCCTGGTGTGGTGATTGGATTGCAGTATTGTAAAAACCGGTTGGCGGTAGAACATCTGCAAGAAAGCCTTGAGCAGGGTGGTGCCCGTGGTGTTTGTCTTCAATCGCCGCTCGATTCCGAAGAGTCGTGTGTTCAGTTGCTGGACCGCGTTCGTTCTGAAATGGGCACCCTTCATGGTATGGCTTTGTGCGGAGGGCGTGTTCCTTGGCAGGCATGGCAAGAAACCTCAGTGTTGGACTGGCAACAGGCAGTATTTGAGCACTGTGTAGTCCCGTTCGTCTTGACCAGATTGGTAATTCCCGAGATGCAGGAACGTGGTGAAGGCCGCATAGTGTATCTCAGCTCGATCGCGGCTAAGTACGGTGGTTCGCCGCGTAGCCTCCATTACGCTGCAGCTAAAGGAGCCTTGGAGACGTCAATGCGTGGTCTTTCGAGGGATGTTGCAAAGTCAGGCCTATGTATTAATGGAGTGCGGTCCGGGTTCGTCCATAGCCCGCAGCAGCAATCTGGTCGCTCAGCTCAGGAAATCGCCGATCGGATTCAAAAGATTCCGATGCATCGACCTGGAAAACCGGAGGAAGTCGCAGCCGCCATGGGTTTCCTCCTCTCAATAGATGCCAGCTACATAACTGGTGAAATTGTTACCGTTGCCGGTGGAGACTAG